A part of Setaria viridis chromosome 8, Setaria_viridis_v4.0, whole genome shotgun sequence genomic DNA contains:
- the LOC117833972 gene encoding uncharacterized protein, with translation MHAGHGSKPPTMGPRGGNAGRPAALLSAAPQTDGSSRSTPDQVYHATKSARGASGEPPGTQRGRSTAAPGRRRRSRTPLAASASSLLAGRGSPPSSVAMSAAVSPSWMLLEPFVFRKDDDESFPDEGEAPIRATGTTSWGAQFRIAFSLAKPPQISRLYAQLPVPGFLDRNVGTPLSIVATHRHLALVRVATRTSEMVTVQNFFIFTADEGPSSSLKALPLCTEPEFDYTRHSVRVPRRRRLPDGTPRLLNVRNLGFWCRGKQFVVVELTLFKPINHDKVFADICLLHSDRDQLGATWKSMRVEFLSTDDPDDADLFQISWWCTEAVIPFDKWLCWIDYHRGILFCDMSKLPNPPTVSFIWFPLDRLPISGNRTGTSTMCYRSVSVVDRGRALKFVNITRHDGIPFEALKPGTGFTITCHTLVLGRGSMAWKEDYTVTSGELWEANTPERLPRCILMFPRVDIDRPHVVHFLYIEFGYYACKKMWVVSIDMSTKTVESFSLYINGHEGLETDDADLIDLIERKSVSPWPFLPCEFPKFLNLSRKRKHME, from the exons ATGCACGCCGGCCACGGATCCAAACCCCCAACGATGGGGCCACGGGGCGGCAATGCGGGCAGGCCAGCCGCCCTCTTGAGCGCCGCGCCACAGACCGACGGCTCCTCCAGATCCACGCCGGATCAGGTCTACCACGCCACAAAATCGGCTCGAGGAGCCTCCGGCGAGCCACCGGGGACGCAGAGGGGGAGGAGCACTGctgcgcccggccgccgccgccgctcccgcacgcctctcgccgcctccgcctcctccctccttgCCGGCCGCGGGTCTCCTCCTTCGTCG GTCGCCatgtccgccgccgtctcccccaGCTGGATGCTTCTGGAGCCCTTCGTCTTTCgcaaggacgacgacgagtcCTTCCCGGACGAGGGAGAGGCGCCCATCAGGGCGACCGGCACCACCTCCTGGGGCGCCCAGTTCCGCATCGCCTTCTCCCTCGCCAAGCCCCCGCAGATCTCCCGCCTCTACGCGCAGCTGCCGGTGCCGGGATTTCTTGATCGCAATGTGGGGACTCCCTTAAGCATCGTGGCGACCCACCGCCATCTCGCCCTGGTTCGCGTCGCCACCAGGACGTCTGAAATGGTTACGGTGCAGAacttcttcatcttcaccgccgaCGAGGGTCCTTCCTCATCGCTCAAAGCGCTCCCCCTTTGTACCGAGCCCGAGTTTGACTATACCCGCCATAGTGTCCGGgtacctcgtcgtcgtcgtcttcctgaTGGTACTCCCCGCCTGCTGAACGTCAGAAACTTGGGCTTCTGGTGCCGAGGCAAACAGTTCGTGGTGGTAGAGCTCACTCTTTTCAAACCGATCAACCACGATAAGGTCTTCGCTGACATCTGCTTGCTGCACTCAGATAGAGATCAACTTGGCGCCACATGGAAGTCCATGCGTGTGGAATTCCTGTCCACTGACGACCCTGATGATGCTGATCTCTTTCAAATCTCCTGGTGGTGTACCGAAGCTGTCATCCCCTTCGACAAATGGCTGTGCTGGATCGACTACCACCGAGGCATCCTCTTCTGTGACATGTCCAAACTGCCCAACCCCCCTACCGTCTCCTTCATCTGGTTCCCTCTGGACAGGTTGCCTATTTCCGGCAATCGCACGGGCACATCCACCATGTGCTACCGTTCCGTGTCCGTCGTCGACCGCGGCCGTGCGCTCAAGTTTGTCAATATCACCCGCCACGATGGCATTCCCTTTGAAGCACTCAAACCCGGCACCGGCTTCACCATCACCTGCCACACCCTCGTGTTAGGTCGCGGCAGCATGGCGTGGAAGGAGGACTACACGGTCACCTCCGGTGAGCTCTGGGAGGCCAACACTCCTGAGCGCCTCCCGCGCTGCATCCTCATGTTCCCTCGAGTCGACATCGACAGGCCACATGTAGTGCACTTCCTTTACATTGAGTTTGGATATTATGCCTGCAAGAAGATGTGGGTGGTCTCCATCGACATGAGCACCAAGACTGTGGAGTCATTTTCTCTGTATATCAATGGGCATGAGGGCCTTGAAACTGACGACGCTGACTTGATCGACTTGATCGAACGAAAGTCCGTGTCCCCCTGGCCCTTCCTCCCTTGTGAGTTCCCCAAGTTCCTCAATTTATCAAG gAAGAGGAAGCATATGGAATGA